Proteins co-encoded in one Desulfitobacterium hafniense DCB-2 genomic window:
- a CDS encoding YlmC/YmxH family sporulation protein, with the protein MRISELRLLDIVNIKDGRRLGPIKDLDLDLERGSIKEIVVQGASRSWGFFGGRTEDILVPWERVKKIGVDVILVDATDLPEFNSLVDDRR; encoded by the coding sequence ATGCGGATCTCTGAGCTGCGTTTATTGGATATAGTGAATATTAAAGACGGTCGCCGGTTGGGTCCGATTAAAGATCTGGATCTGGATCTGGAACGGGGTTCGATTAAGGAGATCGTAGTGCAGGGTGCCTCTCGAAGCTGGGGTTTCTTTGGGGGACGGACAGAGGATATTCTTGTTCCCTGGGAGCGGGTAAAAAAAATCGGGGTGGATGTCATTTTGGTTGATGCCACCGATTTGCCGGAATTCAATTCCCTGGTGGACGACCGGCGGTGA
- a CDS encoding response regulator: MAVILVVDDEEPIQELLKFNLEKEGYQVLMAADGSEALRILEEKQPELVVLDIMLPGISGLEVLNQIRKTPKFVELPVIMLTAKGEEIDKVLGLEIGADDYITKPFSPRELIARIRARLRRLKPSEENNDILRQDLHIDLDRFRVSVRGEYIELTPKEFELLRVLATYPGKVYTRDELLERIWGYEYAGDTRTVDVHVRHLRQKIEKDPSNPEYIETLRGIGYRLKG; this comes from the coding sequence GTGGCCGTAATTTTGGTGGTTGATGACGAAGAACCAATTCAGGAGCTGCTCAAGTTTAATCTTGAGAAAGAAGGCTACCAGGTATTGATGGCGGCAGACGGGTCTGAAGCGTTGCGCATTCTTGAGGAAAAACAACCGGAGCTTGTGGTTCTTGACATTATGCTTCCCGGTATAAGCGGTCTGGAAGTATTGAATCAAATCCGCAAGACCCCCAAGTTTGTTGAACTGCCGGTCATTATGCTGACAGCAAAAGGGGAAGAGATTGATAAAGTATTGGGGCTGGAGATCGGCGCCGATGATTATATTACGAAGCCTTTCAGCCCCAGAGAGCTGATCGCCAGAATCCGGGCCAGGCTGAGGCGTCTCAAGCCTTCGGAGGAGAACAACGATATCCTTCGCCAGGATCTGCATATTGATTTGGACCGTTTCCGAGTATCCGTTCGGGGAGAGTACATAGAATTAACACCGAAAGAATTTGAACTGCTGCGTGTCCTGGCCACCTATCCCGGTAAAGTCTATACCCGGGATGAGCTCCTGGAACGAATCTGGGGATATGAATACGCAGGGGATACACGAACCGTGGATGTCCATGTACGGCATCTCAGGCAAAAGATTGAGAAAGACCCTTCAAATCCTGAATATATCGAAACATTGCGCGGTATCGGGTATCGTTTGAAAGGATAG
- the pgeF gene encoding peptidoglycan editing factor PgeF: MTWSWRQGKNLTYLTIPRWEAAGLQIGFSTRWGGVSPAPYASLNLGLHVGDEPDKVRLNRDLWFQEWDAAPSQVVVGEQVHGTRIHQVQEEDGGRGSESLDSAIAGVDGLYTMEHTGLMAFFADCVPVFFYHPGLRAVGIAHAGWKGTAGKIVGDMLEEFRRLGGDPGETWAAIGPSIGPCCYEVDERVMAEFAKNFTQRPFLKPSRNGHGLLDLKAANAMVLREAGIPRERLWVAPECTACHTDSFFSHRREGPQTGRMAGWIRRLPEKEE; the protein is encoded by the coding sequence ATGACTTGGAGTTGGCGTCAGGGAAAAAACCTAACCTATCTTACCATTCCCCGCTGGGAAGCGGCGGGACTTCAGATTGGGTTTTCCACACGCTGGGGAGGGGTAAGTCCGGCACCTTATGCCAGCTTAAACCTTGGACTCCATGTAGGGGATGAGCCTGATAAAGTACGGCTTAACCGTGATTTATGGTTTCAGGAATGGGATGCTGCTCCATCTCAGGTTGTGGTTGGGGAGCAGGTCCATGGAACCAGAATTCATCAAGTTCAGGAAGAGGACGGGGGACGAGGCAGCGAGTCCCTGGATAGTGCGATTGCCGGTGTCGATGGCCTGTATACCATGGAACACACCGGCTTGATGGCTTTTTTTGCAGATTGCGTTCCGGTGTTCTTTTATCATCCCGGCCTTCGAGCCGTTGGCATTGCTCATGCGGGATGGAAAGGAACAGCGGGGAAGATCGTGGGTGATATGCTGGAGGAATTCCGGCGCCTTGGCGGAGATCCCGGTGAAACCTGGGCGGCTATCGGACCAAGTATTGGCCCCTGCTGTTATGAAGTGGATGAACGGGTTATGGCTGAGTTTGCTAAAAATTTTACGCAGAGGCCTTTTTTAAAACCAAGCAGAAACGGACATGGGCTGCTGGACTTAAAGGCGGCCAATGCGATGGTATTGAGGGAAGCTGGGATACCCCGGGAAAGACTATGGGTAGCCCCGGAATGTACCGCCTGTCATACGGACTCCTTCTTTTCTCATCGCCGGGAGGGTCCGCAGACAGGACGGATGGCAGGCTGGATTCGCCGGCTGCCGGAAAAGGAGGAATAA
- the sigG gene encoding RNA polymerase sporulation sigma factor SigG, which translates to MALNKVEICGVNTSKLPVLSSAKMKELFVAYQSGEKEAREKLIYGNLRLVLSVIQRFTNRGEYVDDLFQVGCIGLMKAIDNFDLSQNVKFSTYAVPMIIGEIRRYLRDNNPIRVSRSLRDIAYKALQVRDQLVNECSREPTVSEIADKLTLPREEVIFALDAIQEPISLFEPIYHDGGDPIFVMDQIGDEKHSDNSWLEGIAVREALRRLSEREKLILSLRFFHGKTQMEVADEIGISQAQVSRLEKAALGHMRKYV; encoded by the coding sequence ATGGCCTTAAACAAAGTAGAAATCTGTGGAGTGAACACCTCAAAATTGCCTGTTCTCAGTAGCGCAAAAATGAAGGAGTTATTTGTTGCCTATCAAAGCGGGGAAAAGGAAGCTCGGGAGAAGTTGATTTACGGTAACCTCCGCTTGGTGCTCAGTGTGATTCAGAGATTCACCAATCGTGGGGAGTATGTGGATGACCTCTTTCAGGTAGGTTGTATTGGCCTGATGAAGGCTATCGATAATTTTGATCTGAGCCAGAATGTAAAATTCTCGACCTACGCTGTCCCGATGATTATCGGAGAGATTCGCAGATATCTGCGGGATAATAATCCGATTCGGGTCAGCCGGTCTCTGCGGGATATCGCCTACAAAGCGCTGCAAGTCCGGGATCAGCTGGTCAATGAATGCTCCCGGGAACCAACGGTGTCGGAGATTGCGGATAAGCTGACTCTGCCCCGGGAAGAAGTGATTTTTGCTCTGGATGCTATTCAGGAACCCATCTCTCTTTTCGAGCCCATCTACCATGATGGGGGAGATCCTATTTTCGTTATGGACCAGATCGGGGATGAAAAGCATTCCGATAACAGCTGGCTGGAGGGAATTGCCGTACGGGAAGCCTTGCGGCGGCTGAGTGAACGGGAGAAGCTCATTTTGTCCCTGCGCTTTTTCCACGGCAAGACTCAGATGGAAGTAGCCGATGAGATCGGGATATCCCAAGCCCAGGTTTCCCGTTTGGAGAAGGCAGCCTTGGGGCATATGCGCAAGTATGTATGA
- a CDS encoding sigma-E processing peptidase SpoIIGA: MERYLDLDLLVNGSMDALLLILAARLANLPFRGKRIAAGVIAGEIPVILSAYAPASLIFELSKYLIPWLMVWLAYPYRGFRLYFKSLLIFWILSAGLGGLIYALWGWLSFDGRIGGSLRLGLKNLWILPLVAGLWWFTQKAWHRILGSAAHHQASIYDLEIDMGRGNPFRVKALLDTGNQLRDPLTGYPVILIEEEAAAAGVPEELLPVLQGAWRDLDDPWPWLWQSDSLWIKQCAFIPYQGVGHKSWLLGIRPQKVVCTSLSEPREMKATLAFVRQVLSPDRAYQALLHPEHVQGAEES, encoded by the coding sequence ATGGAGAGGTATTTGGATCTTGACCTTTTAGTGAATGGAAGTATGGATGCCTTGCTCTTAATCCTCGCCGCCCGACTAGCGAATCTACCCTTTCGAGGCAAGAGAATTGCGGCAGGTGTAATCGCTGGAGAAATTCCGGTTATTCTATCTGCCTATGCTCCAGCCTCGTTGATTTTTGAATTGAGTAAATACCTCATTCCCTGGCTCATGGTTTGGCTGGCCTATCCCTACCGGGGGTTCAGGCTTTACTTTAAGTCTCTCCTGATCTTTTGGATTCTGTCAGCCGGGCTGGGGGGGCTTATCTACGCTTTATGGGGTTGGCTCAGCTTCGATGGCAGAATAGGGGGTTCTTTGCGGCTTGGCCTGAAGAATCTGTGGATTCTGCCCCTGGTGGCCGGATTGTGGTGGTTTACTCAAAAAGCCTGGCATCGGATCTTAGGTTCCGCTGCCCACCACCAAGCTTCAATCTATGACCTGGAGATTGACATGGGCCGGGGGAACCCTTTCCGGGTAAAAGCGCTCTTGGATACGGGGAATCAATTGCGGGATCCGTTGACCGGATATCCGGTGATTTTAATTGAGGAAGAGGCAGCTGCTGCCGGGGTGCCGGAAGAGCTGCTCCCGGTTTTGCAAGGAGCTTGGCGGGATTTGGACGATCCTTGGCCCTGGCTGTGGCAGTCCGATTCTTTATGGATTAAACAATGTGCCTTTATCCCCTATCAGGGAGTAGGACATAAAAGTTGGCTTCTGGGTATCCGACCCCAAAAGGTGGTTTGTACATCCTTGTCGGAGCCCAGGGAAATGAAAGCAACCCTTGCTTTTGTGCGGCAGGTGCTTAGCCCGGATAGAGCCTATCAGGCCTTGCTGCATCCGGAGCATGTTCAAGGAGCGGAGGAAAGCTGA
- the sigE gene encoding RNA polymerase sporulation sigma factor SigE yields MRRIVEHIKLIVEHIKLWAVKIKSKLISKFTDWREIYYVGSSEALPPPLSTDEEGELLERLERGDVSVRDVLIERNLRLVVYIARKFENTGVGIEDLVSIGTIGLIKAVNTFDPQKKIKLATYASRCIENEILMHLRRNNKTRTEVSFDEPLNIDWDGNELLLSDVLGTENDIISRPLEEKVDRQLLHLAMARLTDREKLIMELRFGLDNGEEKTQKEVADRLGISQSYISRLEKRIIRRLRKEFIRLE; encoded by the coding sequence ATGAGAAGGATAGTAGAGCATATCAAACTGATAGTGGAACATATCAAGTTATGGGCCGTAAAAATCAAATCAAAACTGATAAGCAAGTTTACCGACTGGCGGGAAATTTATTATGTAGGGAGCAGTGAAGCTCTCCCTCCTCCCTTAAGCACGGATGAGGAAGGAGAGCTGTTGGAACGCCTGGAGCGGGGGGATGTGAGTGTCCGGGATGTTCTGATTGAACGAAATTTGCGGCTGGTGGTCTATATTGCCCGCAAGTTCGAAAATACGGGAGTCGGTATCGAGGATCTTGTCTCCATTGGCACGATTGGGCTGATCAAGGCTGTCAATACCTTTGATCCTCAGAAAAAGATCAAACTGGCAACCTATGCTTCACGTTGTATTGAAAATGAAATCCTGATGCATTTGCGCCGCAACAATAAAACGAGAACCGAGGTATCCTTCGATGAGCCTTTAAATATTGATTGGGATGGTAATGAGCTCCTGCTTTCCGATGTCCTGGGCACGGAAAACGATATTATTTCCCGTCCTTTGGAGGAAAAGGTGGATCGCCAGCTTTTGCATTTAGCGATGGCCAGGCTGACGGATCGTGAAAAACTGATTATGGAATTGCGCTTTGGTTTGGATAATGGAGAAGAAAAAACCCAGAAGGAAGTTGCCGATCGGCTGGGTATATCCCAATCCTATATTTCGCGGCTGGAAAAGCGGATTATCCGCCGTTTGCGGAAAGAATTTATCCGTTTGGAATAA